In Rubrivirga marina, the following are encoded in one genomic region:
- a CDS encoding efflux RND transporter permease subunit, with the protein MNITDLAISNRTAVVVLMLALTIGGLVAYVALPKESQPQIEFATIVVTTIYPGASPDDVESIITQEIEREVATITGLDVLRSTSTEGVSTVIAEFLPDKDIDEASREVREAVDVAKVEFPTDVEEPIVSDIDFADFPIVTVNLLTEGSLTQLRSTAEDLQDEIEGVPGVSGVDLLGGLEREVQVDVDLAALQGAGLSVDDVVAAVQTENANIPGGSVDVGPENYLVRVNGEFDSPDEILDLVVASPGGTPVYVRDLADVTFGYKERASYARLEVVQRENEDGEFVPVSDAENLQVIRLNVKKSSGENIIEVVDGVEEAIAGFAFPSGTEYVLTGDQSESVEILVKDLENNIIAGIIFVIAVLLFFLGVRNASLVGLAIPLSMFVSFLVFSVMGQTLNFIILFSLIIALGMLVDNAVVIIENIYRFREEGYGRWEAARKGTAEVALAVAASTATTVAAFAPMLLWPGIIGKFMSYMPMTLIVTLTSSLFVALVINPVVAGFFVKTDAELREEEAARKTRQPSRRGRMIGLGLVAFTALVVGIANWKTLIFLAVAVPALVLLYRNALEPAHRRFAGRTVPRMTDAYRRFLKWMLQRDYSVRRGLLRNTFALGSFTGGFLLLVAGAALNAAAAPAGFLLIIPGGLALLVGILAIVFHSLETAYLGGRASVKAGLIFGAIVAVLAVLLTLAGRIDLSSVEGVEVLIGMFLLPALVAGFGGLGVLFGPGGRRERARKQTVFGSPYVVLTDNRARLLTATLGVLVGVIALFFVAPTGVEFFPTTDPNQVQITAEAPIGTNIERSNEVAEDVFARVQNLIETDEGTAGNTRDVATSVGVGGDAMFGGGSASAERSSVTLNMVDYEQRSESSSETLRRIRAALTGLPGVDLQVEQDENGPPTGAAVNIEVSGPEFEGIQDLANDLKSQLEAGVEAGRIEGLVDIRDNLNSGRPEYRVEIDRERAAAFGLSTQQVALAVRGAVNGVEASQWRDGKDEYDITVRLREADRQSLRQIESLTVLNEGQQIPLVAVARIEPASGLGSVTRLDQERVVTVLGDAAPGANANAVLAQVQAELAPTLDDIPPGYTVAYTGANEEQNESFGFLTTALLMGLALITIILIAQFNSIKNPLIIMVAVGLSLIGVMLGLILTRTPFGLMTFVGLISLAGIVVNNAIVLVDYIEQLRDRGEDKQEAIIDGGATRLRPVLLTAFTTVIGLIPLTFGINIDFVGLMVDLDPSFSIGSENTQFWGPMGTAIISGLTFATFLTLVIVPVMYSAFDSIALRFAAARQPDDAPEPDLHSSTPLAGDGSSSGELVPAPVPAT; encoded by the coding sequence ATGAATATTACCGACCTCGCGATCTCGAACCGGACGGCCGTCGTCGTCCTCATGCTCGCGCTGACGATCGGCGGGCTCGTGGCGTACGTCGCGCTCCCGAAGGAGAGCCAGCCGCAGATCGAGTTCGCCACCATCGTCGTCACGACGATCTACCCGGGCGCGAGCCCGGACGACGTCGAGTCGATCATCACGCAGGAGATCGAGCGCGAGGTGGCCACGATCACCGGGCTCGACGTGCTCCGGAGCACGTCGACGGAGGGCGTCTCGACGGTCATCGCCGAGTTCCTGCCCGACAAGGACATCGACGAGGCCAGCCGCGAGGTCCGCGAGGCGGTCGACGTGGCCAAGGTCGAGTTCCCGACGGACGTCGAGGAGCCGATCGTCTCCGACATCGACTTCGCCGACTTCCCGATCGTCACGGTCAACCTCCTCACGGAGGGCTCGCTGACCCAGCTCCGCTCGACGGCCGAGGACCTCCAGGACGAGATCGAGGGCGTCCCCGGCGTGTCCGGCGTCGACCTCCTCGGCGGCCTCGAGCGCGAGGTCCAGGTCGACGTCGACCTCGCGGCGCTCCAGGGCGCCGGCCTCTCGGTCGACGACGTCGTGGCGGCCGTCCAGACGGAGAACGCCAACATCCCCGGCGGCTCCGTCGACGTCGGCCCGGAGAACTACCTCGTCCGCGTCAACGGTGAGTTCGACAGCCCGGACGAGATCCTCGACCTCGTCGTGGCCTCGCCGGGCGGGACGCCGGTCTACGTCCGCGACCTCGCCGACGTGACGTTCGGGTACAAGGAGCGGGCCAGCTACGCCCGCCTCGAGGTCGTCCAGCGGGAGAACGAGGACGGCGAGTTCGTCCCGGTCTCCGACGCCGAGAACCTCCAGGTCATCCGGCTCAACGTCAAGAAGTCCTCGGGCGAGAACATCATCGAAGTCGTTGACGGCGTCGAGGAGGCCATCGCGGGCTTCGCGTTCCCGTCGGGCACCGAGTACGTCCTCACGGGCGACCAGTCGGAGAGCGTCGAGATCCTCGTCAAGGACCTCGAGAACAACATCATCGCGGGCATCATCTTCGTGATCGCGGTGCTCCTGTTCTTCCTCGGCGTCCGGAACGCGTCGCTGGTGGGCCTCGCGATCCCGCTGTCGATGTTCGTGAGCTTCCTGGTCTTCTCGGTGATGGGCCAGACGCTCAACTTCATCATCCTCTTCTCGCTGATCATCGCGCTGGGGATGCTGGTCGACAACGCGGTCGTCATCATCGAGAACATCTACCGGTTCCGGGAGGAGGGCTACGGCCGGTGGGAGGCCGCGCGGAAGGGGACGGCCGAGGTCGCCCTGGCCGTGGCCGCCTCGACGGCGACGACCGTCGCGGCGTTCGCCCCGATGCTCCTGTGGCCGGGCATCATCGGCAAGTTCATGAGCTACATGCCGATGACGCTCATCGTGACGCTGACGTCGTCGCTGTTCGTGGCGCTCGTGATCAACCCGGTCGTGGCCGGCTTCTTCGTCAAGACCGACGCCGAGCTCCGCGAGGAGGAGGCCGCGCGGAAGACCCGCCAGCCGAGCCGCCGCGGCCGGATGATCGGGCTCGGGCTCGTCGCCTTCACGGCGCTCGTCGTCGGCATCGCCAACTGGAAGACGTTGATCTTCCTGGCCGTCGCGGTCCCGGCCCTCGTCCTGCTCTACCGGAACGCGCTCGAGCCGGCCCACCGCCGGTTCGCCGGGCGGACCGTCCCGCGCATGACGGACGCCTATCGCCGCTTCCTCAAGTGGATGCTCCAGCGGGACTACTCGGTCCGCCGTGGGCTCCTCCGCAATACGTTCGCGCTGGGCAGCTTCACGGGCGGGTTCCTGCTCCTCGTCGCGGGCGCCGCGCTCAACGCCGCCGCGGCACCGGCCGGCTTCCTCCTGATCATTCCCGGTGGCCTCGCGCTCCTCGTCGGCATCCTCGCCATCGTGTTCCACAGCCTGGAGACGGCCTACCTCGGCGGGCGCGCGAGCGTCAAGGCGGGACTCATCTTCGGCGCCATCGTCGCCGTGCTGGCCGTCCTCCTGACGCTGGCCGGGCGGATCGACCTGTCGAGCGTGGAGGGCGTCGAGGTCCTCATCGGGATGTTCCTCCTGCCGGCCCTCGTCGCCGGGTTCGGCGGCCTCGGCGTGCTGTTCGGACCGGGCGGGCGTCGCGAGCGGGCGCGAAAGCAGACGGTGTTCGGCTCGCCCTATGTGGTCCTCACGGACAACCGCGCGCGGTTGCTGACGGCCACGCTCGGCGTGCTCGTCGGCGTGATCGCCCTGTTCTTCGTGGCCCCGACCGGCGTCGAATTCTTCCCAACCACGGACCCCAACCAGGTCCAGATCACGGCCGAGGCGCCCATCGGGACCAACATCGAGCGCTCGAACGAGGTCGCCGAGGACGTCTTCGCCCGCGTCCAGAACCTCATCGAGACCGACGAGGGCACGGCCGGCAACACGCGCGACGTGGCGACGTCGGTCGGCGTCGGCGGCGACGCGATGTTCGGCGGCGGCTCGGCGAGCGCCGAGAGGTCGTCGGTCACGCTCAACATGGTCGACTACGAGCAGCGGTCCGAGTCGTCCTCGGAGACGCTCCGGCGCATCCGCGCGGCGCTGACGGGCCTGCCGGGCGTCGACCTCCAGGTGGAGCAGGACGAGAACGGCCCGCCGACCGGCGCCGCGGTCAACATCGAGGTCTCGGGCCCCGAGTTCGAGGGGATCCAGGACCTCGCCAACGACCTCAAATCCCAGCTCGAGGCCGGCGTCGAGGCGGGCCGGATCGAGGGGCTCGTCGACATCCGCGACAACCTCAACTCGGGCCGGCCGGAGTACCGCGTCGAGATCGACCGCGAGCGCGCGGCGGCCTTCGGGCTCTCCACGCAGCAGGTGGCGCTGGCGGTCCGCGGCGCCGTCAACGGCGTCGAGGCCAGCCAGTGGCGCGACGGCAAGGACGAGTACGACATCACGGTCCGCCTCCGCGAGGCCGATCGCCAGAGCCTCCGCCAGATCGAGTCGCTGACGGTCCTCAACGAGGGCCAGCAGATCCCGCTCGTGGCCGTGGCCCGGATCGAGCCGGCCTCCGGGCTCGGGAGCGTCACGCGGCTCGACCAGGAGCGCGTCGTGACGGTCCTCGGCGACGCGGCGCCGGGCGCCAACGCGAACGCCGTGCTCGCCCAGGTCCAGGCCGAGCTGGCGCCGACGCTTGACGACATCCCGCCGGGCTACACCGTCGCCTACACGGGCGCGAACGAGGAGCAGAACGAGAGCTTCGGCTTCCTCACGACGGCGCTCCTGATGGGCCTCGCGCTCATCACGATCATCCTCATCGCCCAGTTCAACTCGATCAAGAACCCGCTCATCATCATGGTCGCGGTCGGGCTCTCGCTCATCGGCGTGATGCTCGGCCTGATCCTGACGCGGACGCCGTTCGGGCTCATGACGTTCGTCGGGCTGATCTCCCTGGCCGGCATCGTCGTGAACAACGCGATCGTGCTCGTCGACTACATCGAGCAGCTCCGCGACCGCGGCGAGGACAAGCAGGAGGCCATCATCGACGGCGGCGCGACGCGCCTCCGGCCGGTCCTCCTGACGGCGTTTACGACGGTCATCGGGCTCATCCCGCTCACGTTCGGGATCAACATCGACTTCGTCGGGCTGATGGTCGACCTCGACCCGTCGTTCTCGATCGGCTCCGAGAACACGCAGTTCTGGGGCCCGATGGGCACGGCGATCATCTCGGGCCTGACGTTCGCGACGTTCCTCACGCTCGTCATCGTGCCAGTGATGTACTCGGCGTTCGACAGCATCGCGCTCCGCTTCGCCGCGGCCCGCCAGCCCGACGACGCGCCCGAGCCGGACCTGCACTCGAGCACGCCGCTGGCGGGCGACGGGTCCTCGAGCGGCGAGCTCGTCCCGGCCCCGGTCCCGGCCACGTAG
- a CDS encoding biotin/lipoyl-containing protein — translation MADSTPVTIPTSLWESDGTEEAVLAEWLAADGARVEAGAPLAEVMVDKVSLVLEAPASGVLEIQREEGAPVGLGATVAVIHAP, via the coding sequence ATGGCCGACTCGACCCCCGTGACCATCCCCACGTCGCTGTGGGAGTCCGACGGCACCGAGGAGGCCGTCCTCGCCGAATGGCTGGCCGCCGACGGCGCCCGCGTCGAGGCCGGCGCCCCGCTCGCCGAGGTCATGGTCGACAAGGTGTCGCTGGTGCTGGAGGCGCCGGCGAGCGGCGTGCTCGAGATCCAGCGCGAGGAGGGCGCCCCGGTCGGTCTCGGGGCGACGGTCGCCGTCATCCACGCCCCGTAG
- a CDS encoding 2-oxo acid dehydrogenase subunit E2, with protein MHTTVPLSRLQVLNGRTMHEALQQSAQATLHTDADAGPLVAFRAAQPESDAVSVEAVVGRALVGALQAHPHVNARIGVEGLNVHRSVNLGLMVVLEKGVIVPVIAGAEGLPLRELDGAFRRMAARAEAGDLSLNDTRNTTFTLASFASFGVDHFTPILVGNMVATLGVGRVRAVCEPGDDGCRPGHRIALSLTFDHRAIHGVEAARFLQAVTDRLAAPDRL; from the coding sequence ATGCACACGACCGTCCCGCTCTCCCGACTCCAGGTCCTCAACGGCCGGACCATGCACGAGGCGCTCCAGCAGAGCGCGCAGGCCACGCTCCACACCGACGCCGATGCCGGCCCGCTCGTCGCCTTCCGAGCGGCTCAGCCCGAGAGTGACGCGGTCTCGGTCGAGGCCGTCGTCGGGCGCGCGCTCGTGGGGGCGCTCCAGGCCCACCCCCACGTCAATGCGCGGATCGGGGTCGAGGGGCTGAACGTCCACCGCTCCGTCAACCTGGGGCTGATGGTGGTCTTGGAGAAGGGCGTGATCGTGCCCGTCATCGCGGGGGCCGAGGGGCTCCCGCTCCGCGAACTCGACGGCGCCTTCCGACGGATGGCCGCCCGCGCCGAGGCCGGCGACCTCAGCCTCAACGACACCCGCAACACGACGTTCACGCTGGCCTCCTTCGCCTCGTTCGGCGTCGACCACTTCACGCCGATCCTCGTCGGCAACATGGTCGCGACGCTAGGCGTCGGCCGTGTCCGCGCCGTCTGCGAACCCGGCGACGACGGCTGCCGGCCAGGCCACCGGATCGCGCTCTCCCTGACGTTCGACCACCGGGCGATCCACG